Proteins encoded by one window of Octopus bimaculoides isolate UCB-OBI-ISO-001 chromosome 4, ASM119413v2, whole genome shotgun sequence:
- the LOC106879621 gene encoding uncharacterized protein LOC106879621, giving the protein MNNLFCYLVFLTFLCYTHLDAKPAQSDSNSTALKYQDNQIEVDGDSQKQNQQELVKQMAIDQNVSDVKSDVPPDASSSDGGDGGGGNDVAGNEINGPKTVADSMHGVMMHGDKTPGKDHSHEHSGSGNVVATDTKAGPQDIAKQMHGVMMHGDSAPGKDHSHEHTGSENVVATDTKAGPQDIAKQMHGVMMHGDSAPGKDHSHEHTGSENVAHTNTKAGPQDIEQQMHGVLMHGDSAPGKDHSHEHTGSENVVATDTKAGPQDIEQQMHGVLMHGDSQAGLLHHTKDNAEKSINPKFRGRLSVQNYEEYLHGVMMHGDSKPGKDHHGHSGEDENTDDKKKKEGTVNKPMDYEEYLHGVLMHNDAKPGESHVHEDEKKFQKIRKTDKPASPPDAEELMHGLLMHNDASSGYKHQEHEKKKKADSLSQPGSVLAPDIDALDESLSNNKVPGGPSFAKRKIEVKDGKDKDLEEKVKPVEESRISGYLYSIYKTIHDMKEKYFNVDKNNNNNNNNREGRSRKTEKVSEEEVGVITAEEARQHLSPTHEHKSGDMRSDLDIIGNTAPLHMNYRVHRDNRKKHKHDEG; this is encoded by the exons ATTCCAATTCCACTGCCCTGAAATACCAAGACAACCAGATCGAGGTCGATGGGGACTCACAGAAGCAGAATCAACAGGAACTTGTTAAGCAAATGGCGATTGATCAAAATGTCTCGGATGTGAAATCTGATGTTCCACCAGATGCCTCTAgcagtgatggcggtgatggtggtggtggtaatgacgtGGCTGGAAATGAAATAAACGGACCAAAAACTGTTGCCGACAGCATGCACGGTGTGATGATGCATGGGGATAAGACACCGGGGAAGGACCACAGCCATGAACATAGCGGATCAGGGAATGTTGTGGCCACAGACACAAAAGCTGGGCCTCAAGATATAGCAAAACAAATGCATGGAGTTATGATGCATGGCGACAGTGCCCCTGGTAAGGACCACAGCCATGAACATACTGGATCAGAGAATGTTGTGGCCACAGACACAAAAGCTGGGC CTCAAGATATAGCAAAACAAATGCATGGAGTTATGATGCATGGCGACAGTGCCCCTGGTAAGGACCACAGCCATGAACATACTGGATCAGAGAatgttgcacacacaaacacaaaagctgGCCCTCAAGACATAGAACAACAAATGCATGGAGTTCTGATGCATGGTGACAGTGCCCCTGGTAAGGACCACAGCCATGAACATACTGGATCAGAGAATGTTGTGGCCACAGACACAAAAGCTGGGCCTCAAGACATAGAACAACAAATGCATGGAGTTTTGATGCATGGCGACTCACAGGCTGGCCTTCTTCATCACACCAAGGACAATGCCGAGAAATCTATAAACCCCAAATTTAGAGGTCGACTTAGTGTTCAGAATTATGAAGAGTATTTACATGGTGTAATGATGCATGGCGACTCGAAACCTGGAAAAGACCACCATGGCCATTCAGGAGAAGATGAAAATACCgatgacaagaagaaaaaagaaggaacgGTAAATAAACCAATGGACTATGAGGAATATCTTCATGGAGTTCTTATGCATAATGACGCCAAACCAGGAGAAAGTCATGTCCATGAAGATGAGAAAAAGTTCCAGAAAATTCGTAAAACAGATAAACCAGCGAGTCCTCCAGATGCCGAAGAATTAATGCATGGTCTTTTAATGCATAATGATGCGAGTTCTGGTTATAAACATCAGGaacacgagaaaaagaaaaaggctgaCTCTCTTTCACAACCTGGGAGTGTTTTGGCTCCAGACATCGATGCTCTAGATGAGAGTTTAAGCAACAACAAGGTACCTGGTGGACCATCATTTGCGAAGAGAAAAATTGAAGTGAAAGATGGTAAAGACAAAGACCTGGAAGAAAAGGTGAAGCCTGTGGAAGAAAGTCGAATTAGTGGTTATTTATATTCCATTTACAAAACAATTCATGATATGAAggagaaatattttaatgtagataagaacaataataataataataataatagagagggAAGAAGTCGGAAGACGGAGAAAGTCTCTGAAGAAGAGGTGGGTGTAATTACGGCCGAAGAAGCCCGCCAACATCTTTCGCCAACCCATGAACACAAATCTGGTGACATGCGCAGTGATCTCGATATAATTGGAAATACTGCACCTCTTCATATGAACTACAGAGTTCATAGAGATAatagaaagaaacataaacaCGATGAAGGctga